CCTGGATCATCGCGATCGTTTCAAACACTTCTTTTTTATTGATCATGGCGGTGTTCCTTCATATCAATCGATTCTGTGCATGGATTTGAATACTTCCTCATGCTGAAGGGTAACGGATAATTCCATGGAAGCGGCGCATTGTTCGAGGTTTACCCTGAGGCCGGCTATATTGCCTTTCATGCCGGACAGATCGACGAGCATCATCATGGTAAAGTATTCCTGAAGAATCGTCTGGCTGATGTCAAGAATATTGACCCCGGCAGAGGCAAGGGCGCCGCTTATCCGCGCAATAATACCGACTTTATCCTTGCCGACAACAGTAATAATAGCCCTCATATTTCCTCCTTGGAATAACAGGAACGCTTTGAATCTCTTCATAATTATCGTAATAGACCGATATGTCAAGC
Above is a genomic segment from Spirochaetales bacterium containing:
- a CDS encoding ACT domain-containing protein, producing MRAIITVVGKDKVGIIARISGALASAGVNILDISQTILQEYFTMMMLVDLSGMKGNIAGLRVNLEQCAASMELSVTLQHEEVFKSMHRID